One window from the genome of Rubinisphaera margarita encodes:
- a CDS encoding ATPase domain-containing protein: protein MADKPDDEKLSTGIDGLDEVLEGGFLPQRAYLVRGTAGTGKTTIGYHFLTAGVARGERSLLITLGAPESRIRSDAESFGFDLNDIPVIDLTPEPDFFTKSQTYDIFSPADVEREPITQRITQQIESQKPERVFVDAISQFRYLASDPQQFHKQTLAFLHYLTEMQATVLFTSEFSPVNPDDDLQFLCDGILNLENAEHGRTLRVSKFRGSGFQEGAHALRITGEGMNVYPRLLPESHHQATTFEPLSSGVAGLDEMLHGGLERGTATLITGPAGVGKSTLAMHFIREAARRGEHSVAYLLEESVMSLTRRCETIGIPVEEMTKQGTLSLKQVEPHRYMPEEFARIVRHEVESQKARFVVLDSMTGYRAFLRGDNLLTDLHTLCQYLQNMGVTVLLTNEVQEVAGGFHVTEHGVSYLAGNVIYMRYMERRLATGALEVRRCVGVLKKRLSDYEKSVRELQITTTGIKVGEPLMGLQSVLSAMPVVSE, encoded by the coding sequence ATGGCGGACAAGCCGGACGACGAGAAGCTATCAACTGGGATCGACGGACTGGACGAGGTATTGGAGGGTGGTTTTCTCCCGCAGAGAGCCTATCTCGTTCGCGGAACGGCTGGCACTGGGAAAACGACAATTGGCTATCACTTCCTGACAGCGGGCGTCGCCCGGGGGGAACGATCCTTATTAATCACGCTGGGTGCTCCTGAAAGCCGAATTCGCTCAGATGCCGAGAGTTTTGGGTTCGACCTGAACGACATTCCCGTTATTGACCTGACTCCGGAACCCGATTTCTTCACGAAGTCGCAGACGTACGACATCTTCTCGCCTGCCGACGTCGAACGTGAGCCGATCACTCAGAGAATTACGCAGCAGATCGAATCGCAAAAGCCTGAACGGGTTTTTGTGGACGCGATTTCCCAGTTCCGGTATCTCGCCAGCGATCCTCAGCAGTTTCACAAGCAGACGCTCGCGTTCCTCCACTATCTCACGGAGATGCAGGCGACCGTTCTGTTCACGTCGGAATTCAGTCCTGTGAATCCGGACGACGACCTGCAGTTTCTGTGTGATGGGATTCTCAATCTGGAGAATGCGGAACATGGCCGCACGCTTCGGGTCAGCAAGTTCAGGGGCTCCGGGTTCCAGGAAGGCGCCCACGCGTTGAGAATCACCGGCGAGGGAATGAATGTGTATCCTCGTCTGCTCCCGGAATCGCATCATCAAGCCACGACGTTCGAGCCGCTCTCTTCCGGAGTCGCCGGTCTGGACGAAATGCTGCACGGGGGACTGGAACGAGGTACGGCCACCTTGATCACGGGACCGGCTGGTGTCGGGAAATCAACTCTGGCAATGCACTTCATCCGTGAAGCGGCCCGGCGAGGCGAACATTCCGTCGCCTACCTGCTGGAAGAATCGGTCATGAGCCTTACGCGACGATGTGAAACGATCGGGATCCCTGTTGAAGAAATGACCAAGCAGGGGACGCTGTCACTCAAACAGGTCGAGCCTCACCGGTACATGCCCGAAGAGTTCGCGCGCATTGTTCGTCATGAAGTCGAGTCACAGAAGGCCCGCTTCGTCGTGCTTGACAGCATGACAGGATATCGCGCTTTCCTGCGGGGCGACAATCTGCTGACCGATCTCCATACGCTCTGCCAGTATCTGCAGAACATGGGCGTCACGGTCCTGCTCACCAACGAGGTTCAGGAAGTCGCCGGTGGATTCCACGTGACGGAGCATGGAGTCAGTTACCTCGCCGGCAATGTGATCTACATGCGCTACATGGAACGTCGTCTGGCAACCGGAGCGCTGGAAGTGCGCCGGTGTGTTGGCGTCCTGAAGAAGCGTCTCTCCGACTACGAGAAAAGCGTGAGAGAACTGCAGATTACAACGACAGGGATCAAAGTGGGAGAACCGCTTATGGGCTTGCAAAGCGTTCTCAGCGCCATGCCAGTTGTATCCGAATAA